The stretch of DNA GTGAACCCGTGCCTGTCCGGCGGCGCCATGGAGATCTTCCTCGAGCCGCAGCTGCCGCCGCCGCTCGTCAGGGTCTGCGGCACCACACCGATCGCGCAGTGCCTGGCGGGAATCGCGGAACTGCTGGGGTACGCCGTCGAGCACGACGACGCCGGGCCGTTCTCCGGCACCACGGCCGTGGTGCTGGCCGGCCACGGCGGCCCCGAAGCGGAGGTCATCCGCGCGGCGCTCGACGCCGGTGTCGGGTACGTCGGGCTCGTCGCCAGCCGAACCCGCGGGGGAGCGATCCTCGACACCCTGGGTCTCACCGAGTCCGAGCGGGCGCGGGTGCACACCCCGGTCGGCCTCGACATCGGGGCGCGGACGTCGGCGGAGATCGCGGTGTCGATCGCGGCCGAGTTGGTGCAGCAGCTGCGGAGAGCGGGACTTCGGGCGCCGGAGGACGGTTCGGCGCCGGCGGCGGTGGCGGAGGCGGTCGATCCGGTGTGCGGGATGCGCGTCGTCGTGGGACCGGACACCGCGCACCTCCGGCGCGACGGCCACGACTTCTGGTTCTGCGGGCCGGGCTGCCGGGCGTCGTTCGCACGGGAGACGGGAGCGGTATGACGGAGGGGTTCGAGGATGTGGCGGACGTGGTCCGGCGGTTCGACGCCGAGGACTATCTCCTGGACCTCGGAACCGCGTCGGCCCTGTACCTCGGGGCGGTCCTGCGCCGTCCACTGCTGCTCGAAGGCGAACCCGGAGTCGGCAAGACCACCGCGGCGAAGGCCCTGGCGACCGTTCTCGGCGCACCCCTGATCCGGTTGCAGTGCTACGAGGGACTCACCGCGAACGAGGCGCTCTACGACTGGAACTACCAGCGACAGCTGCTCACGATCCGGCTGGCCGAATCGCGCGGCAACGGCCTCACCGAGGACGACCTGTTCACCGAGGAGTTCCTGCTGGAACGTCCGATCCTGCACTGTGTCAGATACCGGGGGCCGACCCCGCCCGTGCTGCTGATCGACGAAATCGACCGAGCCGACGACGAGTTCGAGGCACTGCTCCTCGAATTCCTCGGGGAGGCGTCGGTGACCGTTCCGGAACTGGGAACGTTCACGGCCGAACATCATCCCGTCGTCGTGCTGACGTCCAACCGGAGCCGCGACCTCCACGACGCGCTGCGCAGGCGGTGCCTGTACCACTGGATCGACTACCCGGAGCCGGCGCGGGCCGCCGCGATCGTGCGTCGCACGGTGTCCGTGGCGTCCGAACTCCTCATCGAGCACGCCACCCGGTTCGTCGGCCGTGCCCGTGAACTCGATCTCGACAAGCCCCCCGGAATCGCGGAGACGATCGACTGGGTGTCCGCGCTCGCGGCGCTGGGTGTGGCCGATCTGGTTCGCGAAGTCGCGATCTCGAGCCTGAGTGCGCTCGCGAAGACGCCGGACGACCGCACAATGGTTCAGGACGCATTCGTCGAGTACGCGCACGGCCTGGCCACCGGATGAGAGGGTTCCGTCATGAAGATCGCCAACGAGTTCACCGTCAGCGCCCCGATCGAGCAGGCGTGGGAGGTGCTCAGCGACCTCGAGGAAGTTGCCCCGCTGCTGCCCGGTGCGCAGATGACCGGGCGGGAGGGCGACGACTACCTGGGGAAGGTGAAGGTCAAGGTCGGCCCGGTGACGAGTGAGTTCAAGGGCAAGGCCACCTTCGTCGAACGGGACGCGCAGCAGCACCGCGCCGTGATCGACGCCCGCGGCCGGGACTCGCGTGGTTCCGGCAACGCGTCCGCGACGATCACCGCCCAGTTGCACGAGGCGGGCGACGGCACCCGCGTCACCGTGGACACCGACATGAAGATCGTCGGCAAACTCGCACAGTTCGGCAGCGGGATGATCCAGCAGGTGTCGGAGAAACTCATGGGGCAGTTCGCGGAATCGCTGGAGGCGAGACTCGCCGGAGGACCCGTCGACGAGCCGGTCTCGGTGCCTGCCGCGGCCGACTCCGCCGCCCCCACGACGCTGTCCGTGGCCCCGCCCGCTGCCGAACCGGCTGCGCTGGACCTGCTGGCTCTCTCCGGCGCCGGGGCCTGGAAACGGTACGCCCCGATCCTCGCCGCCGTCCTCGCGGGAATCGTGGTCGTCCTCGTGGTGGGCCGCCGCAGGCGATGACCGCGTCGGGGATCCTGCGCGGCGTCGATCTCGCGGCGTTCGCCGTGGCACTCGTCGCCCGGTTGCGCACCCGCGGCGTCGTCGTCTCGGCGAGCGGTCCCGCAGTCTTCGTGCAGGCGCTGCATCTGTCGCCGCCGGGTTCACGTTCGCGGCTGTACTGGTCGGCGCGGCTGACGCTCGTCAACCGCGTCGACGACCTCGCGTCGTTCGACGCGGTGTTCTCCGCGGTCTTCGAGGACGCGCTGCTGTCGGTGGACCCGCATGCGCGGCGCGCCGCTGCCGGACGGGAGTCGGCGCTCGTCGCCGTCCGCGACGGCCGCGACCGGTCCGGTGACGCGCAGGACGTCGAGGGCGTGCCGTGGATGACCAGACCGCGGATGACCGGCGGCGACGCCGACGGCCGTCACGACATGCTCACCGCGGTGCCGGACACCCTGCCCAGCAGGCTCGTGGCCCGCGCCGACGAACCCTTCGCCCGATTCGACGCCGGCGACCTCCGGCTCCTCGGAGCCTGGCTGGAACAGGCCACCGCGGCCTGGCCGTCCCGCCGCACCCGGCGTCGCGAAGTGCATCGCCGCGGCAGGCGTATCGACCTGCGGGCCACCATGAACCGGTCGAGAGCCACGGGCTGGGAGCCGGTGGTGCTCGCGCGGAGCCGCGCCCGGAACCGTCCGCGCCGTATCGTCATGCTGTGCGACGTGAGCCGGTCGATGCAGCCGTACGCCGCGATCTACCTCCATCTGATGCGAGCGGCGGTGCAACGGCAGACCGCGGGCAGGCCGGAGGTGTTCGCGTTCTCCACGTCGCTGACGAGGCTCACCCCGGTGCTCGCCCACCGCAGCGCCGAGACCGCGGTCCGCAGGGCGAACGAGAAGGTGGTCGACCGATTCGGGGGCACCCACATCGCGGGCAGCGTGAGTGAACTGCTCGCGTCCCCGCACGGCAACGCGCTGCGCGGCGCACTCGTGGTCATCGCGTCCGACGGCTGGGACAGCGACGACCCGGAGCGCCTGGCGCACGCCCTCACCCGGGTGCGTCGTCGCGCCCATCGCCTGGTCTGGCTCAACCCCCGCGCCGGCGACCCCGGCTTCCGGCCGCTCGCCGGTTCGATGGCTGCCGCGCTGCCCTTCTGCGACGCCTTCCTCCCCGCGCACTCGGTGTCCGCGCTGCGCGACGTGCTGGACGTGATCGGCCGGCTGGGCTGAGCGGGTGGCCCGACTCCACCCCCAGGGTTCCTGGCAGTGGTGACGTCCGTCCCGGATGCTCGAACGACGGTGCTGCACACCGCGCTTCAGCTCACAGGAGGAACAATGTCGACTACCAGAACTTCCGCCAGGATCGTGGCGGCCATCGGGGCGATCCTCGCCGCCCTCTCGATCTCGTTGGTGGGGACCGCCGAAATCGCCGGCGCCAGACCCTGTCAGAACGATTGTCACGCACCCGTTCCCAAACCGCCGGTAGACGGCTGCCAACTCTGTAATCCCAACCCGCCACCGCCTCCGCCGCCGCCCCCGCCGCCCCGGTAGGGAAGAGTTCGGCGCACGAGACACGCGCCTCGGCCGCACGGCCGGGGCGTGCGTCGTTGATCCGCGGGTCGGGATGACAGATGATCGATCGGGGACCGATCGAGCGTCGTACCGACCAGAAGAGGCGAATACCGTGGCCACGCTTCGTTCATTGAATGTCGGGTTGCCCCGGGACGTGTCCTGGCGGGGGCGGACCGTGCACACCGGCGTCTGGAAACGCCCCGTCGACGGCCCACTGATGGTCCGGAGACTCAACATCGACGGCGACGGTCAGGGCGACCTCGGCGGACACGGTGGGGAGAATCGCGCCGTGCTCGTCTATCAGACCGAGTCCTACCGTTATTGGAGTGAGCACCTTCACCGTAACGATCTCGAACCCGGACATTTCGGCGAAAACTTCACCGTCGACGGCCTGCCCGACGACGAGGTCTGCATCGGCGATCGCTACCGGATCGGAACCGCGGTCTTCGAGGTCACCCAGCCCCGCGTGACGTGCTACCGGGTGGGCATGCGCATGAACGAACCGCAGATGGCGGCGTTGCTCGTGTCCCACGGCAGGCCCGGCTTCTACCTCCGGGTGATCGAGGAAGGGGAGGTCGAGGCCGGCCAGGACATCGTGAAGGTCGCCGCAGGCCCGGAAGCGGTGCCCGTCTCGGAGATCGACGCGCTCCTGTACCTGCCCGGCCACCCCCGCGACGCGCTCGCGCGGTCGCTGCGGATCCCGGCGCTCAGCCCCGGGTGGAAGGATTCGCTGCAGAGCATTCTGAACCGGGCGGATTCGGGTGCCGGCGGAAACGTCGGGCTGACGAAGTCCGCCGGCAGTCCGCCGCCGGCGTGGCCCGGGTTCCGCCCGCTGACGGTGACCCGGATCCGCGGCGAGAGTCGCCGCGTCCTCTCGTTGTCGCTGGCCGCACCGGACGGTTCGGCGTTGCCGTCCTGGCAGGCGGGCCAGTCGGTCACGCTGCGGCTGCACCCCGGCGACGTGCCGGGCCCGGTGATCCGCAGCTATTCGCTGTCCAATCGCCCCGGCGCCGCCGAATACCGGATCAGCGTGAAACGGGAACCGCACGGCGTGGCCGGCCGATACGTCCATTCGCGTGTGCGCCTCGGTGACACCCTCGAGGTGGCGGCCCCGCGAGGGACGTTCTTCCTGGACGGCGAGACGAGGCCGGTGGTGCTCGTGTCCGCGGGCGTGGGTGTCACACCCCTGCTGTCGATGTTGTACGCACTCGCGGACGCGGGGTCGTCGCGGCAGGTGTGGTGGGTCCACGGTGCCCGGGACGGATCCGAGCATCCCTTCGCCGAGGAAAGCCGCGCCCTCCTGGGGCGACTGCCGGGCAGTCGCTCGCACATCGCCTACAGCTCCCCTGCCGAAACCGACAGCAGGGGAGCCGACTACACCACGGCGGGCCGGCTCACGGGGGAGCTGATCGCGGGTCTCGGCCTGCCCGCCGACGCGGATGCCTATCTGTGCGGTCCCGCGTCGTTCATGGCCGATCTCGGATCCGCGCTCGCCGCCGACGGACTCGACCCGGCGCGGATTCACGTCGAGACGTTCGGTGCCGAGGGAGCCCTCAATCCCGGTGTGGTTCCGTCGTCTTCGGTTGCGGCCCACCCGCCGCCCGGACCGCCGGGCACCGGCCCGGCGGTCTCGTTCGCGCGCAGCGGGCTCACCGTGCCGTGGGATCCGGGGCGGGGAACCCTCCTCGAATTCGCCGAGGCGTGTGACGTGCCGACACGCTGGTCCTGTCGCACCGGCGTCTGCCACACGTGCGAAACGGCGCTCCTGTCCGGGGCCGTCGACTACGACCCGGAACCCGTCGAACCACCGGCGGTCGGGAACACCCTCATCTGCTGCACCAGCCCGGCCGACGACGTGGTGCTCGACCTGTAGCGCCGACTAGTCCTCCGCGCCACCGGGATCCGGCTCGCCCTCGGCCTCGTCGCGGTCCGCCCACTCCAGCAGCGGCTCGAGCGAGAACACGGCGTCGTCGATTCCCGCGTGCAGATCACCGAGTGTCGCGAAGCGCTCGGGAACGGTGGCGATCGTGAACTCGTGCGGGTCCACGTCGGCGATCTCGTCCCACGTCACCGGGGTGGACACCGTCGCTTCGGGCACACCCCGCACCGAATACGCGCTGGCGATGGTGTGATCGCGGGCGTTCTGGTTGTAGTCGACGAACAACTTGCGCGGATCCCGGTCCTTGCGCCACCAGGTGGTGGTCACGTCCTTCGGTGCCCGGCGCTCCACCTCGCGGGCGAAGGCCAGCGCGGCCCGCCGGACGTCGCCGAAACCCCAGTCGGGCCGGATCCGGACGTACACGTGCATGCCGCTGCCACCGGACGTCTTCGGCCACCCCGTCGCACCCAGTTCGTCGAGCACCTCGTGCACCACCCCGGCGACGCGCCGCACCGTGTCGAACCCGCACTCGGGCATCGGATCGAGATCGATCCGCCACTCGTCGGGACGTTCGACGTCCGCGCGGCGCGAGTTCCACGGATGGAACTCGACCGTGGACATCTGCACCGCCCAGATCACGTCCGCCGGGTGCGTGACACACAGTTCGTCGGCGTGGCGGTTGTACCGCGGAAACGTCACACGGACCGTCTGCACCCAGTCCGGCGCGCCGTGCGGCAACCGCTTCTGGTGCACCTTCTCGCCGCTCAGGCCGTCCGGGAAGCGGTGCATCATGCAGGGGCGTTCGCGCAGTGCGCGCACGATGCCGTCGCCGACGCTCAGGTAGTAGTTCGCGAGGTCGAGTTTCGTGGCGCCGGTGGCGGGGAAGTAGACACGCTCCGGGTGCGAGATCCGCACGGTCCGGTCGCCGACCTCCAACTCGACAGCGGGTGACTTGTCCTTACCGGTCGCCATGCAGCCAACCTAACCCGCGGCAGATCGGCCCCGCGCGGTTTCGTGACCATCCCCGTCGCGCTGTTTGCACACGGATTTGCTGAATTCCGGCGCAATTGCGCGGGAATCCGACCAATGTCCGTGCGTTTGTGGCGCGGGTCAGAAGCCGGGGGCCCGGCCGCCGTTCCACAGCTGTTCGGTGACGTCGTGGAAGCAGACGAGCGTCACCGGATCGTCCTGCCGGCGGAGGATGGGCCTGCTGACGAGTGCGCGCACCCGTGATCCGTCCTGATGCGCGAGGTCGACGGGGGTGCTCGCGGACTCCCGGAGATGTTCGACCGCGTCGGCGCCCGTCGACGCCCCGTCCAGGTCGAGGAGTTCGGACACGGAGCGTCCGCGCAGGGATGCGACGGGGTGCCCCAGCATCGCCTCGAAAGCACTGTTCACGTGGACGACCGTGCCGTCGTCTTCGACCGCCAGGACGGGAACCGGCAGGCGTTCGAGCAGGACGAGGGCCGGTAGCTGCTCGAGGTAGCCCAATGGTGTGTCCGGGATCGGGCGACGTCTCTCCTCATGATCTGCCTCAGCGCTCACAGCCCTATACTCTCACCGATTCCGACCGCCCGTCCCGTTGTCGCCGCAGACGGCGATTCATCGGCCGGGGATTCATCGGTATGCGGCCTCGATCATCGGTTCTGTCGCGAGGACCCGGCCGTCGCCGCCGACGATGGTCAGGGCGGACGGGGAGAGCCGGTACTCGGTGCCGCCGTCGCCGGTGGCGACGAAGCCGGAACCGCTGGGGCTCGGGTCGTCGACGGAGATCGCGGCGCCGTCGCTGATGCGCACTCCCTGGTAGTAGTAGCGTCCCACTCCCGTCTCGCACACCACGACCAGGGACTTCGTGGTGCGACCGATGAACACGGCCGGGTTGGTGTAGTTGCATCGTGCATCGGACGGGGGCAGGAACCCCTGCCGATCGGCGCCCGTCACCTCGCCGACGACCGGCGGCGGGGGAGCCGTCGTGATTCTGGTCGTGGTTCTCGGCGGAGTCGCGGCGGGCGGCACCGTCGCCGGAGCCGCCTTCGTGGTCGCGACGGGGACGTCCTCCGTGACAGGAATGCGGACCTGGCTGCTTCCGGCAGCGGCGACCGCGGGGGCATCCTGGTCGTTCCGGTCCAGCACGAGCCATCCGACCACTCCGCCGAGTGCGAGCAGCGCGATCACCAGCACGGTCACTGTCACCGGGACGGCCACCGACCGTCGTGCCGGCGGGGCGGCGTAGGGAGTGGGCGGGTAGTACGGAGTCTGCGGCGGCGGGGCGGGCGGACCACTGTGGAACGCGGTCGGCGGGTAGACGGGAGGACGGCCGCGGTCGTCGACCCGCGTCGCCTCGGACCGCAGAGCCGGCGACGGCTCCGGGCGGGTCGCGATGTCGGTTTCGGTCTTCCGCTCGCGGGCGGTCAACGCGGAGCGGGCCGCCGCCGCGAAGGCGCCCGCCGTCGCGTACCGCTCGCGGGGATCCTTGGCCAGGCCACGGGCGATCACGTCGTCGAACGTCGCGGGCACGTCGGGTCGGATCGAGCTGGGGCTGGGCACGGGCGTCGTGAGGTGCGCCCGGATCGCGCTGCTGATGCTGTTGGACGGAAACGGAATGGACCCGGTGAGGCATTCGTAGAGGACGCACGCCAGCGAGTAGACGTCCGCGCGGGCATCGACCGGTGCGTTGTCGAACCGCTCGGGCGCCATGTACGCGTAGGAACCGACGGCGCTGCCGAGGGTGGTCAGGCGGAGATCGGAACTCGAGTGCGCGATCCCGAAGTCGACGAGGTACGCGAATTCACCGGCCGTGACGAGGATGTTCTCCGGCTTCACGTCGCGGTGGATGAGACCGTCGGCGTGCGCGGCGTCGAGCGCCGCCGCGATCTGGTCGATTACCGCCACCGCGTGTGCGGGGCCCATCGTGCCACGCGCGCGGAGCAGCGCCCGCAGGTCCTGCCCGACGACCAGGCGCATGTCGATGTAGAGCACCCCGTCGATCTCGCCCCAGTCGTGGATGGGGATGACGTGCGGCTCCTGCAACCGGGCCGCGGCATGCGATTCGCGGCGGAACCGCTGCTGGTACGTGGGGTCCTTCGCGAGGTCGACGTCGAGGATCTTGAGTGCGACGGTGCGGTCCTTGGTGGTGTCGTACGCCTCGTACACCTCACCCATTCCGCCGAGACCGAGCAGAGCCCTGAGATGGTAGTGCCCGAACTGCGAGCCGACCCGTGTACCTGCCGCCATTCCCCATCCCCTCGAAAGCCGGAAACAGCACGATACACGCAGGGTCGGACGCGTGGATCGCCGAAAAATCCGTTGCTCGCCGCCGCCGCGGTCCGTACTGTCACGTGGCTTCGTCCACCCGTCGACAGAAGGAGTTCATTTCGTCATGGAACCCGTCACCGAACACGACATCCGGTCGTCGTTCATCAATTGCTCCAAGGGCGACGCCAAGCGCCTTCCGGTCCCTCGTGACCTGGACGAGCGGCCCTGGGAGGATCTCGACTTCCTCGGCTGGAGTGACCCGTCGTTTCCCGGCCGCTGCTATGTCGTGGTACCGCGGGACGGTCGTCTGGTCGGCGTCGCCCTGCGCTACGAAACGGGCGGCTACCGCCGTGCGCAGATGTGCACGGTCTGCATGACCACGCATGCGAGTGGCGGGGTCTCGCTGATGACCGCGCGCAAGTCGGGGGAGTCCGGACGCCGGGGCAACTCGATCGGCACCTACATGTGCGCCGATCTCGCCTGCTCGCTGTACGCGCGCCGGAAGAAGTCGCCCGCGCTCGGCAGGCAGTACCGCGAGGATCTCGAGCCGGAGGAGAGGATCGCGCGGGTCCGCGACAATCTCGACGCGTTCATCTCCCGGGTCTACGGCTGATCGCACCCAGAGTTAGGCTCGCCGGCGCCGAGAACTGAAGTGGGCAAATGCCTTCGCCATGATCGGGGTGGTGACGAGCATGATGACCAGGCGCAGCACCTGAGCGGCCGCGACGAACGTGACGTTGGACGAGGTGGACGCCGACACGGCGAGCACCGCCGCCAGGCCGCCGGGGGTGGTGGCGAGATAGGCCTCGAGGAGGCTCGCGCCGGTGAGGTGGGATAGCAGGATGCCCAGACCTGCGCAGGCCGCCCCGACCAGAAGGGTGAGCAGCGCGGCGTACGGCAGGATTCGTCCGATTGCTCGCAGGCTCGCGCGGTCGAATGCGAGCCCGGCCTGCCAGCCGATGAGGATCAACGCGGCGGTCATCAGCATCGGCGGCACCGAGACGGCGTCGCTCCAGCCGCCGAGTTCGAATCCGGCGCTCACCGCCAGTGGTCCCAGTGTCGCGGGTGCGGGCAGACGGAGAAGTGACGCCACGGCGGTGCCGCCCACGATGAACAGTGCCAGGAACGGCAGTGCCACATACCATTCGGCGCCGCTGCCGTCGGTGGCCGCCGCAGTGTCCGCGCCGGTATCCGCGCGGAAGCCGAACGTGACGATCATCGGCATCGACACCACGACGAGCGCCACCCTCAGGTATTGCACCACCGCGACCACGCGATCGTCGCCGCCGAGTTCGCGGGCCATTGCGACGAGTCCGGTGGCGCCGCCCGCAGTCATGGCGAGGGATCCCGTCACCGCGTCCACGTCACGATGCAGCGCGAGGAGTGCGCCGGCCGCCACGCTGATCACCAGGGTCGCGGCCGCGATCGAGACCACCGGCACCCACAGCGAGCCCAGGGCGGCGATCGTCTCCCGGTGCACCATCAGCCCGACCGCGCTGGCCAGCACGCCCTGGGCAAGCTTGCCCAGCGGGCGGGGCACCCGGGACGGGCCCCGTCCGGCGACCGCCATGGCCGCCGCGACGATCAGGGCGGCGAACAGGCCCGCCGCCGTCAGTCCGATGCTCTCGCCGAGCGCCCACCCGCCGGCCGAGAGTGCGATCAGTGCGGCCCATCGGAGTGCGTGACGACGCAGTTCGGATGTACGCGTCGGCACGGACCGTTCCGGGGTGTGCACGTCGTTCACGATCGGACGCCTGTTCCAGGATGTTGTTCTTCGGTGGTGTGCATTAATGTATACCTTAGCTGATGCCATTGCGAACGTTAGAATGTATGCATGGCGGGCGAGAGCAAGAGTGAACAGGTATACGGGCAGCTCAAGACGGACATCCTGAACGGGATTCTGTCTCCGGGACAGTCGCTGAGCGCGATCGACGTCGGCTCGCGGTACTCAGCGTCGCGTACCCCCGTCCGTCAGGCCTTCCTTCGACTGGAGGCGGAAGGGCTGGTCTCGCTCGTCGACCGGCAGGGCGCGCGGGTTGCCCCGATCTCGATCAAGAGTGTCCGCGACCTCTTCGAACTGCGCATACTGCTGGAGGCGGCCGCGGCGCGGATGGTCGCCGAGGCCGTCGCGCGCGACGGCGCGGCACGGCAGCAGTTCGAAGAGGTGGCGGAAGCACTCGAGGCGATCGCCGAGGAGGAGCCTTCCGACTCCCGGCGGGATCGCTTCTATGCGCTCACCGAAAACTACGACCAGGCGGTCATCGCGCACACCCGGAACTCGCAGCTCGCCCGCTCGATCGCCGAACTCCGCCCGCACACCGAGCGGCTGCGCAACATCGCCCACTCCCGCCCCGACCGCCTGGACGTCTCGTTGGCGGAGCACCTGTCGATGTGCCGGGCGATCCTCGCGGGTGACGGCGCCGCAGCCGCCGCGGCCTGTGCCGAGCATCTGACCCAGACGCAGAAGACCATCCTCGACGCCGTCGTCGACCCGCACGGATCGGCCGTCGCCATCGACCTCGTCACGGCGTAGCCGGCACGGTCTAACCGGGTCTATTGAACCGGTCTAGCTCGGGCTATCATGGGGTGCCGCACGCATTCCGGGCACGAGCTGAACCGTCGCCCTGGTTCCGCTTTCGGGTCGGATACGCTGTGGTGTCTCGTGGTCCGGCGAGGGTGAGGGGGCAGATCATGCAACGCGACGACGACGCCCGGAGTGACGGCCCCGCGCAGGCCGCGAAACGCGCCGTCACGATGCAGGACATCGCGGACCGCGTGGGGGTGTCGAAGGCTTTGGTGTCCATGGTCTTCCGCCGTGTCGCCGGCCCGAGTGCCGAGACGCGTAAACGCGTTCTCGAGGTGGCGGACGAGCTGGGTTACCGGCCCAATCGCACGGCCGCGTTGATGTCTCTGCGGCGGACGCATCTCGTCGGCGTGATGGCCGATATCCGCAACAGCTTCCATGCCGAGATGGTCGAATACCTCGTCGCCGCCGCGGACGAACACGGGTACGAGGTGGTGCTCGGTGCGGTCACCCCGACCCACGGAGAGCAGAAGGTCGTCGAGACGCTGCTCGATTTCCGGTGCGAGGCCCTGATCCTGCTCGGCACCGAACTCGGCACCGGTGTGCTCGACGCACTCGCCGAGCGGGTTCCGGTGGTCGTGGTGGGCCGCCGTGTCGGCGGCAACGTCGACGTGGTGCGGACGGCCGACGGCAAGGGCATCGGGACCGTCGTCGATCACGTGGTGGGCCTAGGGCATCGCCGGATCGCGCACCTCAGCGGCGGTGACGGCACGATTGCGTCCGATCGGCGCACCGGTTACACGCGCGCGATGCGGCGGCACGGACTCGACGCCGACGTCGTGGACGGCGACTTCACCGACGGCGCGGGCACCGAGGCGGCGCGGACCCTCCTGGCGCGGCCGCACCTGCCGACCGCGGTGATCGCCGTCAACGATCGCAGTGCCATCGGGCTCATCACCGAACTGCGCCGGGTGGGCCTGCGGATTCCCGAGGACGTCTCGGTGTCGGGTTACGACGACAGCACCCTGGCGCAACTCGCGCACCTCGACCTCACCTCGGTCAATCAGCAACCGCGGGAGCAGGCCGCGAAGGCGGTCGACGCGGTCATCGAACGCCTCGACCGGGGGCGGACCGAATCCGCCTCGATCGTGCTGCGGCCCCAACTGGTCGTGCGCCGGACCACCGGTCCCGTGTCGGCGTCGGTGGAGGGGCCGCAATCCGGCGTGTCCTGATCGCCGGCCCAGCCTGAATTCGCAACGCCCGCAAGGGTGTTGATTCGTCGTGCCCGGTGTCGGTCCTGCATCGAGCGCACGACCGCTTCCGGGGGCTTGACACCACTGCGTGACTCAGCTCATAGTAGTCGTACTAGACCGGTCAAATAGACCGAACTAGCCGGAGGCGTACCGCACACATCTCCGACTCGTCCGACCCGCAGAATCCCCACATCGAAAGGCTTCACTCATGACCTCCAACTCGATCGGTGTCGCCGTCATCGGCGGCGGCATGGCCGGACGAGCGCACGCCGCCGGGTACCGGACCGCGTCGACGCTGTTCGGCACCGACCGTCCCGACGTGCGGCTGGTCGCCGTCGCCGACACCAACGAGGCCGTTGCCGACGACACCGCCAAGCGGTACGGCTACGAGCGGGCCGAGTACAGCTGGCAGGCGATCGCCGAATCCCCGGACATCGACGCGGTGAGCGTCGTCGTCGCCAACCAGCTGCACCGGGAGATCGTCGAAGGGCTCCTCGCCGCCGGCAAGCACGTGCTGTGCGAGAAGCCGCTGGCCGGGTCGATCGCGGACGCCGAGTCGATGGTCGCCGCGGCGGCGGACGCCGACACCATCGCGACCGTCGGATACACCTACCGCCGCTCGCCCGCGATCCAGGCGATCCGGGACGAACTCGCGACCGGCCGTCTCGGCGAGATCATCCACTTCAACGGGCACTACTGGTGCGACTACGGCCTCGACCCCGCCTCGCCGATCACGTGGCGGCACCGCGGCGGTCCCGGAACCGGCGCGCTCGCGGACGTCGGCAGCCACCTGCTCGACATGGCCGAATTCGTGTGCGGTCCCATCGTCGAGATCAGCGGCGCCACCTTCGCCACGGTGATCACGGAACGTCCCGTGCCTGCGGGAGTCACCTACGGCCACACCAAGGCCGAGACCACCGGGGAGATGGCTCCCGTGGAGAACGAGGACCTCGCGACGTTCACCGCGCGCTTCCAGAACGGCGCGGTCGGCACGTTCTCCGCTTCCCGCGTTGCGCACCAGCTTCCGGACGGGCTCGGATTCGAGCTGTTCGGGACGTCCGGCTCCGCCGCCTTCGACCTGGCGCGCGCCGCCGAATTCTCGGTGTCCAGCGAGGGCATCGACGCCGCTGTCAACGGTCAGCGACGGGTGATCGTCGGACCGCAGCACCCGTACATCCAGGGCGGCCTGCC from Rhodococcus opacus B4 encodes:
- a CDS encoding SRPBCC family protein codes for the protein MKIANEFTVSAPIEQAWEVLSDLEEVAPLLPGAQMTGREGDDYLGKVKVKVGPVTSEFKGKATFVERDAQQHRAVIDARGRDSRGSGNASATITAQLHEAGDGTRVTVDTDMKIVGKLAQFGSGMIQQVSEKLMGQFAESLEARLAGGPVDEPVSVPAAADSAAPTTLSVAPPAAEPAALDLLALSGAGAWKRYAPILAAVLAGIVVVLVVGRRRR
- a CDS encoding AAA family ATPase, coding for MTEGFEDVADVVRRFDAEDYLLDLGTASALYLGAVLRRPLLLEGEPGVGKTTAAKALATVLGAPLIRLQCYEGLTANEALYDWNYQRQLLTIRLAESRGNGLTEDDLFTEEFLLERPILHCVRYRGPTPPVLLIDEIDRADDEFEALLLEFLGEASVTVPELGTFTAEHHPVVVLTSNRSRDLHDALRRRCLYHWIDYPEPARAAAIVRRTVSVASELLIEHATRFVGRARELDLDKPPGIAETIDWVSALAALGVADLVREVAISSLSALAKTPDDRTMVQDAFVEYAHGLATG
- a CDS encoding XdhC family protein; this translates as MDLKERAAQLVRDRRPFVHATVVRAQPPTSSHTGDEAILLQDGTIEGFVGGQCAQNSVRTAALGVLASNESVLLRVLPDGAVQFPETPGASVVVNPCLSGGAMEIFLEPQLPPPLVRVCGTTPIAQCLAGIAELLGYAVEHDDAGPFSGTTAVVLAGHGGPEAEVIRAALDAGVGYVGLVASRTRGGAILDTLGLTESERARVHTPVGLDIGARTSAEIAVSIAAELVQQLRRAGLRAPEDGSAPAAVAEAVDPVCGMRVVVGPDTAHLRRDGHDFWFCGPGCRASFARETGAV
- a CDS encoding vWA domain-containing protein, which produces MTASGILRGVDLAAFAVALVARLRTRGVVVSASGPAVFVQALHLSPPGSRSRLYWSARLTLVNRVDDLASFDAVFSAVFEDALLSVDPHARRAAAGRESALVAVRDGRDRSGDAQDVEGVPWMTRPRMTGGDADGRHDMLTAVPDTLPSRLVARADEPFARFDAGDLRLLGAWLEQATAAWPSRRTRRREVHRRGRRIDLRATMNRSRATGWEPVVLARSRARNRPRRIVMLCDVSRSMQPYAAIYLHLMRAAVQRQTAGRPEVFAFSTSLTRLTPVLAHRSAETAVRRANEKVVDRFGGTHIAGSVSELLASPHGNALRGALVVIASDGWDSDDPERLAHALTRVRRRAHRLVWLNPRAGDPGFRPLAGSMAAALPFCDAFLPAHSVSALRDVLDVIGRLG
- a CDS encoding MOSC domain-containing protein — its product is MATLRSLNVGLPRDVSWRGRTVHTGVWKRPVDGPLMVRRLNIDGDGQGDLGGHGGENRAVLVYQTESYRYWSEHLHRNDLEPGHFGENFTVDGLPDDEVCIGDRYRIGTAVFEVTQPRVTCYRVGMRMNEPQMAALLVSHGRPGFYLRVIEEGEVEAGQDIVKVAAGPEAVPVSEIDALLYLPGHPRDALARSLRIPALSPGWKDSLQSILNRADSGAGGNVGLTKSAGSPPPAWPGFRPLTVTRIRGESRRVLSLSLAAPDGSALPSWQAGQSVTLRLHPGDVPGPVIRSYSLSNRPGAAEYRISVKREPHGVAGRYVHSRVRLGDTLEVAAPRGTFFLDGETRPVVLVSAGVGVTPLLSMLYALADAGSSRQVWWVHGARDGSEHPFAEESRALLGRLPGSRSHIAYSSPAETDSRGADYTTAGRLTGELIAGLGLPADADAYLCGPASFMADLGSALAADGLDPARIHVETFGAEGALNPGVVPSSSVAAHPPPGPPGTGPAVSFARSGLTVPWDPGRGTLLEFAEACDVPTRWSCRTGVCHTCETALLSGAVDYDPEPVEPPAVGNTLICCTSPADDVVLDL